From a single Rosa rugosa chromosome 7, drRosRugo1.1, whole genome shotgun sequence genomic region:
- the LOC133723220 gene encoding uncharacterized protein LOC133723220 has protein sequence MMKAFLEKYFPTSRIIMLRKKISGIQQGQDESCAEYYESLERDMLDAASGGSFVDKEPAAGMVLIENRALNQQQYGSSRPKATREKVHEGTHGQVMVCGVCSMQGHVSDQCPQLMESGGLEGVNTMGFQQGTLTKSTQALIASQTHHGNQINAISTDVAEMKKQMSQVVDFMGKFHEQGKLPSGTIPNPHFEQAKAVTTRSGKTLVDPPKPPKKGSTSLLEEEDGPATSKAQVTSPPSFAKPETQGNVPNLSNSVIANHSPSPLPFPSRFAKSKKDEAEKAILETFKKVQINIPLLEAIKQIPKYAKFLKEL, from the exons aTGATGAAGGCGTTTCTTGAGAAGTATTTTCCTACATCTCGCATCATCATGCTTAGGAAGAAGATAAGTGGTATCCAACAAGGGCAAGATGAGTCCTGTGCAGAGTACTATGAAAG CTTGGAAAGAGACATGCTAGATGCAGCTTCTGGTGGATCGTTTGTTGACAAGGAACCTGCAGCTGGAATGGTCTTAATCGAGAATAGGGCcttgaatcaacaacaatatgggAGCTCTAGGCCCAAAGCCACACGTGAAAAGGTCCATGAG GGAACTCATGGACAAGTCATGGTGTGTGGAGTAtgttctatgcaagggcatgtgtctgaccaatgccctcaactcatggAAAGTGGAGGACTTGAAGGTGTCAACACCATGGGCTTTCAACAAGG AACTCTAACTAAAtctactcaagctttgattgCAAGTCAAACTCATCATGGGAATCAAATCAATGCCATATCCACGGATGTAGCAGAGATGAAGAAGCAAATGAGCCAAGTTGTGGACTTCATGGGTAAGTTTCATGAGCAAGGGAAGCTTCCAAGTGGAACTATCCCTAATCCTCACTTTGAGCAAGCCAAAGCCGTAACTACAAGGAGTGGTAAGACCCTTGTAGATCCTCCAAAGCCTCCCAAGAAGGGCTCAACGTCACTTTTAGAGGAGGAGGATGGCCCTGCTACGTCTAAGGCTCAAGTGACGTCTCCACCTTCTTTTGCAAAACCGGAAACTCAAGGTAATGTTCCTAACTTGtcaaattcggttattgctaatcACTCTCCCTCTCCTTTGCCTTTCCCAAGCAGATTTGCTAAATCTAAGAAGGATGAAGCTGAgaaagctatcttggaaacttttaaGAAAGTGCAAATCAACATCCCTCTCCTTGAGGCCATAAAGCAAATTCCTAAATATGCCAAATTCTTGAAGGAGCTTTGA